Genomic segment of Oncorhynchus nerka isolate Pitt River linkage group LG10, Oner_Uvic_2.0, whole genome shotgun sequence:
caacaaaacagGGAAAtgaccgtgaagcttacaggggCTATAGTGCCCCTAACAAAGATAACTACCCACAACTACAAcagggaaaaaaggctgcctaagtatgattcccaatcagagacaacgatagacagctgtccctgattgagaaccatacccggccaaaacaaagaaatacaaaaacatagaaaatagaacataTAATGCCcaaccaaatcacaccctgaccaaaccaaaatagagacataaaaaggctctctcagGTCAGGGAGTGATATAATTTAGAATTATTAATGCAACGTTAGTTGTTCTACAAaggttgggctatatgttttgatttttaatacattgtaaggctgcatggtGAGACTCTAAAGTTGCTTGAGTGCTGCATTGTACTTTTCTCCCTCAGCGCTGCACAATTCGAAGCGCCTCTCGCGCACATGGTTCTGTCacatgatcgggtctttctcacaggctacaagtgaagacagacacattgggGACGCAACTGCGCACGTCCTTATCCAaatccgaggtgcatattgacgATTTCCTCAGCTAACAAGATGAGTatgcctaacgaacagcaaaagcaccagtctaggtcaatctactatcccccatagtacaaaagttgagctattctattctgtgcaagaaataaatattccaaacatagtctgagACAGTTGTGGGGTGCAATAaatcccaaatgaatacaaccactagcataaaaataaaaaaaaacatttttacgcAAGGTGGCCGACGCAACAGAAACAAACATTTAGCTTCAAATGTTGATAAACCATTAAGCTATTTCTTGAAATTATAAGCGCAACAATgcacacatggcagtaggctataagcgccaATATTCCATTATCCCAAAACACCATCATCAAAAGTGACTGcaaatgcgattatgcatgtaatgcttttattataaaggtgaatttttaggGTGAAAATTATATTTCCCAATCCTGAAACTCACATGCTGCTTATGTATGCTAGTTAGGCTCTAAACCCCTTGTAAGCggttaatgtgcttcattttaagaagttatttggccactttgggctaggctacatgaggtgtgcgactatgattagaaaaatatgcttttcctgtggttcattttcatgccagacaggtaggctatactcctgttataAAGACaaacaatgtgcttaatattagcaaagttgagaaataaatatagtaagcctattctatagaaagctgatgggatcctcctatttttagtagaggccatcactttgttttctcacacaattccatagcctatagaaatgctgtgcaacatgagctcatcgattacatttgcattgatgtcagagtgattagagggacaatagagtgctgagtaccaggcagttagcaagttcgGTATGTTAcgaatgaccatcagcagcatcagagcttggaaaaGCGCAATTACAGTGACTTAATGGTCACCACGAATTGGCTTCATGACTCATGACCACCAGTGTGGCGATAatatggtcaccgcaacagccctatgcTGGCACCTAGTACCAATCCCTCTTTATtctgtttcctccccttcatctacattgattgaagtggatttaacaagcgacatcaataagggatcatagctttcacctggattcagctggtcagtctgtcatggaaagagaaggtgtccttaatgttttgtacactcagtgtatgtacagtatgtaccctGACACTTTTTAGACAAGGAGCCACCATAGCTTTGGCCCCTGGAGACCATGTCAGCCATCTTACAAAATGCCATTGACACCCAATTAGGCTAGATGTTATAATGTATGTTATAGTTTAGAGACCCTTGTGTACATATCCTAACAATTTTATAACACGCCTGCCATTGTTTGATGTACAGCATTGGTTTATGTACATGAATACAGGATATCAGATGCGATCCAAAGCCATGAGTTACCTTTGCTTTATAGCCCCTAGTAAATTAGCTGGTTAATTCCAGGGCTTTTGATGTTGTACTCATCTCTCTTGAAAGGGTGTATAGTACACCTTTACTCGATGCTGCCTCAGATCAGTCACCACCAAAAGTCCCAGACATACTAAATTGTGCCTTTAAATTAGTTCCAATTGCAGAAATTTCAAGCTACATAAATACACCAAAGATGGCACAGAGGTAGATGTATCTAAAAAAGGCCTTAAGAAATGTAACATTGCATTACAGAGTTGTAATTTTGAAAAATGGCCACCACTGACCCCCAGGGGCCAAATCTGTGTTTCTCGATACCTACATCTTCTAAGAATCCATAAATCTACCTCTGTTCCAAATGTGGTGCCATCATCTCATAATGGTATTGCGGCAGCTATTTTGAAAGATAGTTGCCCCGCCCCCCAGGGGCCAAATCTGGGGTGGCTCCATATCTAAATATTTTCAGGGTAAATAAATCTACATTTGTGCCAAATTCGGGGCTATTATCACAAAGTACATGATTGATTTGCTAAGCTGCCCCACTGATaaaggtacagtatatacagggatatgTCTTGACCGCTAGGAAGGCTACAAATTGTACCACTGATCTATAACTATGGATGTCGGAAGGTGCTTGTGGGTGTGCTGTGCATGAAGTGACGTTACATTTAGAgtgagaacagcaaggataaacCGATATCATGATATGCCATGCTCAAACGATATCGATATCATATCCAAGTATTGATATTGGTGCCCACCAATTGGCATACACATAAGCACAGACACCTTCCCAATTAGCAGCATGGATGCATGCGCATTATCATTGCATTCTTTGGAACTCAGTTTCTTCCAAGTTGCCTCGCCCTCCCTTTACAGTTTCACTTTGTGTGTGCATGAGAATGCCATAGAATCTATGTTtttgtacagagagagagagagagagagagagagagagagagagagagagagagagaggaaaaacaggTTTCCGACAATGACACCATTGACCCTGTGACAATGATTGCATGTTTATCAGTGTGAATCCTTGTGGGTGTGTTCAAAACTCGCATGGAAATGTgcatggaggctgctgaggggaggacggctcatggtAATGGATAGAATGGattcaatggaatggtatcaaatcaaatgtatttgtcatatgCGGCAAACATGGAAACCACGTTCGATATCATTCCATTGACTCCCATtctagccattattatgagccgtccgcccccacagcagcctccactggcacTGAGCTATATCTGAGTTCTCACCAAAACAAAAAGTTAATCATTCACACAAGCAGAAGACGAATCCCTGTCACATGTTGCTCACAGACACATCTTTATTTCTATTATTAGACTGCAAGTGTTTACAAAGGAATAAAAACACTGAGAAAATGCAATtctccatactgtacaggctgtagcCTGCCAACAATCCTCTCTATTACACAAGAATACTTCAGAAGAAGCTATAAAGGGAGAAAtatagggagtgggagagagacaagcAGAGAAGAACTGACATTGTGGAAGTCTTACCTTGTTACCTTGAGAGCGCTAGTTCCCCGGACTCAGTGTGTCAAGAGGTCCAGACTCTTCATGTTTGCATAGCTGTGTGCCGGTGCTCATTCCAGGAAGTGGACAAGGTGAGAAATCATAGTAAACTCCCACTGTTCCCCGCCTCTCTCTACTCCCACAGGCCTGACCACACCCCCCTGCCCCAGGACATCTTGAATATAAATGACAAATTCCTATTCTGGCTGGGCTGATAGCCAGTTATTCTCCAAGCAGGTAGTAGAACAATCAGAACTGTTCTTGACATTTTGACTTACCTTTCTACTGCTGTTGTTGAGTTCTATTTTCCACATCCTGAAACTCTTGTCAAAAGTTGAACATTGAGCGTAAGGAACACAGAGTTATTCTGGAGTAATTCTGTGTTTTTTTCTGTTATAATTTTGGTTTGCAATCAACTTTAACTTTTGATCATTAAATGTTTAGCACAGGATAAACCTTTTGCGCTACTAATGGGCAGATTGTCACCTGGACCTTCGGATAAGCAACAGCGCCCCCTAGTGTTACAAATTGTGTACCTCAGATGTCGCAATGTACTGTTATTGGCATCCTTTTTACGGCAAACGCCGATCAATGTAATTTTGATCTAGCAGCAGGTTAGGGGTCTTCAGAGCTGGTGAAATTTAACTCAACAGGTTCCGAGGATCATTATGCAGATCCAAAAAGAGGCAGACAAAACTGTCTTTGTGGCTAATTTAGGCAGTTCAGCTAATGAGGAAATTATTTTCGAGCTATTTTTGCAGGTAGGCTCCTATTTTCCACAGGCTCAAAAACTTGACGAAATAAATGGCAATGGGTGTGTGGGTGAAATAAAACCACTAGCGTTTACTCCAGCTgagctgtctgcctgtctgggtgtaatcattagtctaaGCAGTTGCAActaaaacgagagtttctattcgACAAATTGAGGTATGTCATTCACCGTTTCGTTCTGttttcttccgtttaagaaacgatTGCAACAGAATTGGCATAATGAATACACCCCCTGGTGACAGTGGTTGCAACCCAACTAAGCAGGTCTTGCAGTTGGCTCTCTCTATCGGTGGAAGTTAAGTTGTGTTTTCAATTTAAAATACATGTTGGACAAATTCGTTTCTCCTATGTTTCATGCGGTAGTGTCATTGGTTTGATTTCTATCAAGCCAAAGCACTTTTTACACTAAATGTGAAAAACATGCAGAGATGATAAGATTGAGAATCAGGATAAGGCCACATCCAGTAATTTTGGTGGCCACAGGTGAAATGCAACAAAAAGGAAGTTGCACAGCAATATATTGTCTTATCTTTAAAAAATTATTCATTATCTGTGTCTGGTGTTTCACTTTTACATCGTGCATTGTTTCATACCACCAGGCTGGGCCACTGAAGAAGGTCACCATCGCCCGAGACCGCGAGGGTCGCCAAAGGTCATATGGGTTTGTGTATTACAAGCATGCTGAAGCTGTACCCTATGCCATTGCCTTGCTGAATGGCACTTGGCTCTTTGGCCGTCAAATCAGGCTTCAGTACGGCACCGGTAGGCCAGTGTTTTGTATCATCATTAAGAATTGCAGCTTTCAACTCACACATTTGGACTTATGACGTTTGCAGAGCAGCAATTTAGCATCAGGACATTTCCAAAACCTATTCATTCATAATTTGCTCTGTACATGAAGCAGGTTGTGTTCTTAAAGTAACTGTTGTTTCAGCTACTTAGGGATATTAGTGCCTTGTATATAGGTAGGGTGGAGGTTTTTAGGCCCTCCCCCTTGCCCCCCTGTAGGTAGCTCCCACCAGGATGGGGGATCTGGACCTCAAGGCACAGAGGATGACCGTGATGACCCTTCACATGACACACCCAGGTGAATCGGGCCAGACCATTTTATATCCGAGCATCTTCGTTTTGGCTAATGTTATGAACAGATTGTATCTAATGCTTGACCGTCTGTTTATTCTTCTTAGTATGAACGTAGGCCTCCCAGAGTCATCTGTGTTCCACTTCACAGGGCGTGCTGATGGCAGCGTCTCCTGCCAGGACAAGTTACACTGGAGCAACATGGTGAGGACTCCTGGGAATTAGAGGGCAATATTTTCAACATTCAGTactttgaatgcattcagttgtgcaactgactagatatccccctttcctttccttgtAAAACAAATAAGGTGCTTGACTAGCAGTTtttttgttgtgtgttgtaggtgCGTGGCTACCCTTCTGAGCAGTACCCTCTGAGTATCACCCCTCCCCAGCCTCACTACTATGTCCCCCCGTCACCCTTGTGTCCCCCTATTGTCCCCCTGCTGCCCTGGCCAATGCCAGGATATCCCCAATGGGCCCTTACACGACCCCCCTGTCCCAGCCAGGGTCAGGCCCTCCTGCTCCCCCTGCCTCCCAGCTCTACCCAGCCCAGCAAGCAGACAGCTCACCAAAGTGAAGGGCCTAAGAGGCAGACAGCTCAGCATGGAGAAGTGGAGACTGCGAAGCTACGCAAACACAGACGAAGCAGGGAGAGCAGACTGCAGAGGCACAGGAACAGATGCAAAAAGTGAACACAAACACTCAAATAAACAATTAGCATTGGTCATCAAGTTTAAACGTGTAGCATACGCTAATATACTAAGATGCCCACAAGCTGTGCGGTTGTGGGGATGGTCATTTTCTCAGCTTTACAAATGCACAAACACTATACAACCATTAAAGACCGGCTGCTCTTAAATATAGCCCACAGTATTCCTTTGAATATTCCTGtacaaatatatgtatatatctgttTACGCAGTTTTGTTTCATATGCCTCTGACTGTTTTTCTGTTTCATCGTCTGGTGTGTTTACACCAAATAAATAGCACATTTCCTAAAGGAACTTAAATGTTTGGCAATTTTGATTTATGAGTTCAAGTGATTTTTACCACAGATTATTGGAATGCGAGCAGCACTTCTAACTGTGTGACAGAATTAGGCATAACTGTCATCATTCTCATTGTCCCCACCATGAAATCGGGGAGGGGACTGTGGATCTGTCTCCGTACGTTGGTTACACGCAATATCTCAGACAGCACTTGCCCGATTGTGACTAAACTTGGGTGAATGATGTGTCTTGCCATAGAGATCTggcatttacaaaattacactgattggcccAAGGCAGGAGCTATAGTAATTAACTGAAATGTGATAGTCCCATGCGATCTCAACTGGGCCAAGGGGGGCTGCATTCGTGGGGGACGATGTTTACTGTTGCTTTGTTTTTAGTTGGATGTGTAGGTAGATTCAAGGATGATGGTCACTTCTAGTAGCAGAAACTATTCATTTTGCTGACCTTGCATCATGTAGCTCATTTAGAATAGGGCTTAAACAAATCTGGTGTTGATACTTGCACACGATTATACTTTAATTCTATCTAAATATTCTCTTTAGCTAGAATCACCTTTGATCTACTTAGATATAATTACCTTAGGTCTGATGTAATGTTTATGACGGAGGACTTCTGGTATAGTTCTCCTTCATTTTATTGCTTTGGTAATAAACAATGCTGTATGAACTCTGACAGCTTTAGTGAAAGCTGAATTTAGCGCATAGATGAAATAAGTAGCGAACTCTGACTTAGGCAATATCTGAGCCTTAGTCATTTACTATGAGGATGCATGTTGTCTGATGTTCCAGAAGGAATTCCATGTCAGAGAGGGCGACAGAGTGGGGTTACTATCAGAGGGTACCTTCAGTGATAAGGTGGCATTAATAGCTCACACATATCAGTGTTCAAAGTCTACTTAAAAGACAGGAGTGGATTTATGTTTCAGCGATGGATATTATGTAGAATATAAACTATACCTTTCTtttagtgtgtatgtgtttgataGTTTGTGCGTGGACgttgagtgtacaaaatattaaggaAACCTGCTCTGTTcacgacagactgaccaggtgaatccatctacagtatgatcccttattgatgtcacttgttaaatccacttcagtcagtgtagatgacggggaggagacaggttaaagaaggatttttaagccttgagacaattgagacatggattgtgtatgtgtgccattcagagggtgaacaggcaagacaaaatatttatgtgcctttgaacaggggtatggtactgtagtaggtgccaggcgcaccggtttgtgtctagaactgcaatgctgctgggtgtttcacgctcaacagtttcctgtatatatcaagaatggtccaccacccaaaggacatccggcCAACTTGACATAACAGTGGGaaccattggagtcaacatgggccagcatccctgtggaacgctttcgacaccatgtagaatccatgccccgaagaattgaggctgttccgagggcaaaagggggtgggtgcaactcaatattaggaaagggTTCATAATGTTTGGTATACGCAGTGCACCCTACATGTGTGTGGAGTATCGTCCGTTTGGAAGTTGTATTCTGTTATTTCATTGTATCACATGCTGACCGAATGGTCAGATTGAGATGGGTTCAGAGTGAAGGGACTGTGCCAACCTCCATCCTTTAGACCCACTGACTTCTTTTGTCATTCTCAGTGCTCTTGTTATTAAGGACACTCATTAGTGATATCACCAGTGATGCAGCATAGATTGGCTAACACTTTGTTGTTCCAGTGACTCTGCACAATAAAAGGTTTACTGCGGCCCCTCACAGAGATAAAGGGCCAAGCTCTTATGAATAAGTCGCCCTTCAGAGAAATTCTCCTCGGCGGAGAGTCAAAGAAGCAGGCTGTAGATACAACAGAAAACGTAGGGCGCAGTTGGAGACTCACTCTGCAGTGCAGAATCCTATGATAGTTCATGACAGAGAAAGTGATTGAATCCCAGGGAATTCTGTGTGAGGTGTCTGTGTGAGGTGTCAGCTGAAGGACAAGAAGaccgtgtgagtgtgtgagaggacGTCAGGGAGCCATGTGGCGTGGGAAGCGACGTTGGTCGTCCACGGAGGTGCTGCTGAGTGTCCTGTGTCTGACCCTGCTGGCGGTGTGTGTCAGTCTCATCATCATCACCTGGCTCGCCATGCAGACTGACCGTAAGAAAAAACACTCCAGACTTTTGTTTTCTTTCCTCCCATTTCTGTAACACTCTATGCTGTGCATAACTTATGGGTAAAACATATCCATTTGCCATAGTTTTGTTTTTGTTCTGTTGGTCTTGTATGGAGTGACAagtgtcagtcactgacagtatgtgtgtttgtccCAGTGGACCAGTGTGGTCTTGGTGGGACTGAGTctgtgttcagtgggaggctggTCATTACGAGGGGGGCTGTGTTTACTGAGAAGCTGAGAAACAGGAGCAGTCTGCAGTTCAAGTCCCTGGCCTTCGACACAGAGCATTTGGTATGCCGGGATAACATACACACATGTATCATTCTCCTGTCCACTCTCCTACACACTTTAGCCTTGTATTATAAATACTGTATTTTCTCACAGATATCTGACGCTTACGGCTGTGGCTCCCTCAATAATGATTTCAAGGCCTGTGAAGTTTTAGAATTCAGGTGAGAATTCAGGTGTATAATGATGTTTACAAATGACAACCTCATAGCATAGTTACATATACTGAAAGTGACAATGTCGTTATACCCTTTCTGACCATGAATCACCCCATGTGACAGCAATGGCAGTGTGGTGGTGAACTTTGACCTGCAGTTTCGTCAGAGTGTGGAGGTGAAGGAGGCAGAGCAGCAGCTGGTGGCTGGGCTTCAGAGCACTGGGGGCCTGGTGGTTAACCAAAATAGCATCCAGGTCAGAGGTATACAGTAAATATGgaaagtatttatacccctttattttttttccacattttgttacgttacagccttattctaaaatggattaaatagtttttttccctcaacaatctacacgcaataccccataatgacaaagccaaaataggtttttagattttttttgcaagTGTAATAAATTCCTTGAAGTTTATGAAGTGTGCAACTCTTTTTTTTAATAGTTTATTGCAAAAATATtaaaaacaactgaaatatcacatttacataagtattcacacactttactcagtactttgttgaagcaccttgggcagcaattacagcctcgaatcttcttgggtatgacgctacaagcttggcacacttgtatttggggagtttcttccattgtctgcagatcctctcaagctttgtcaggttggatggggagtttcactgcacagctattttcaggcctctGCAGAGATTTTCAATTTgtttcaagtccgagctctggctgggccactcaaggacattcagagacttgtcccgaagccactcctgcattgtcttggttgtatgcttagggtcgttgtcctgttggaaggtgaactttcacccAACTTTGAGGTCCTCAGCATTCTGGAGCAGTTCTTCAtgaaggatatctctgtactttgcaccgttgatctttcccttgatcctggcTAGTCTTCCAGTGCCTGCCACTGattaacatccccacagcatgattcttccaccaccatgcttcaccgtagggatggtgccagatttcctccagacgtgacgcttggcttggcattctggccaaatagttcaatcttggtgtaacggctgttggtggaagaaggtgaggaccaaagtgcagcgtggtacgtgttcatgttattttattgacactgaacactaaatacaaaaataacaaagggaataaccaaaacagttctgtctggtgcagacacaaggacagaaaacaactacccacaaaacccagtgggaaaaagctacctaagtatggttctcaatcagagacaacgatagatagctgcccctgattgagaatcacacAGGCCAAAcaaaaaagaaatacaaaacatagaaaatgaacatagaatgcccaccctagtcacaccctggcctaaccaaaatagagaataaaagcctctctatggccagggcatgacacttggtttcatcaaaccagagaatattgtttctaatggtctgagagtctttaggtgccttttggcaaacaccaagtgggctgtcatataccttttactgaggagtggcttccgtatggccactctaccataaaggcctgattggtggagtgctgcggagaaggttgtccttctggaaggttctcccatctccacagaggaactctagagctctgtcaaagtgaccatcgggttcttggtcacctccctgaccaggctcttctccctcgattgctcagtttggctgggaggccagatctatgaagagtcttggtggttccaaacttcttccatttaagagttatggaggccactgtgttcttggggaccttcaatgctgcagaatttatttggtccctttccccagatctgtgcctcgacacaatcctgtctcggagctctatggacaagtccttcgacctcatggcttggcttttgctctgacatgcactgtcaacagtgggaccttatatagactttctaaatcatgcccaatcaattgaattaaccACAGGTGGCCTCAAAtaatctca
This window contains:
- the rbm11 gene encoding RNA binding motif protein 11 isoform X2; the encoded protein is MQIQKEADKTVFVANLGSSANEEIIFELFLQAGPLKKVTIARDREGRQRSYGFVYYKHAEAVPYAIALLNGTWLFGRQIRLQYGTGSSHQDGGSGPQGTEDDRDDPSHDTPSMNVGLPESSVFHFTGRADGSVSCQDKLHWSNMVRGYPSEQYPLSITPPQPHYYVPPSPLCPPIVPLLPWPMPGYPQWALTRPPCPSQGQALLLPLPPSSTQPSKQTAHQSEGPKRQTAQHGEVETAKLRKHRRSRESRLQRHRNRCKK
- the rbm11 gene encoding RNA binding motif protein 11 isoform X1 produces the protein MIRLRIRIRPHPVILVATGEMQQKGSCTAIYCLIFKKLFIICVWCFTFTSCIVSYHQAGPLKKVTIARDREGRQRSYGFVYYKHAEAVPYAIALLNGTWLFGRQIRLQYGTGSSHQDGGSGPQGTEDDRDDPSHDTPSMNVGLPESSVFHFTGRADGSVSCQDKLHWSNMVRGYPSEQYPLSITPPQPHYYVPPSPLCPPIVPLLPWPMPGYPQWALTRPPCPSQGQALLLPLPPSSTQPSKQTAHQSEGPKRQTAQHGEVETAKLRKHRRSRESRLQRHRNRCKK